One window from the genome of Leucobacter aridicollis encodes:
- a CDS encoding NTP transferase domain-containing protein, translating into MDAATGWTAIVPVRGFGTAKSRLRPDLPASTVSDIARRLAQGCVRTLKRTAQVDEVIVVSDVAVQEHFPDAQVTFLVQQVGGGLNGAVREGLALAARRSPRAPRLVIHADLPGINPQAVDSLLADLPTGGKDVYIPDRAGTGTTALALRAGSRRPVGFGVGSAARHLALGYAPVRLPADSVLRNDLDTLESLRALRWGSTIDLFSENPAA; encoded by the coding sequence ATGGACGCTGCGACTGGGTGGACCGCTATCGTTCCTGTTCGCGGGTTTGGCACTGCGAAATCACGGTTGCGACCCGACCTGCCCGCTTCAACTGTGTCGGATATTGCGCGGCGTCTTGCCCAGGGATGCGTGAGAACCTTGAAACGTACGGCGCAAGTCGACGAGGTTATCGTCGTGTCTGACGTTGCAGTTCAGGAGCACTTTCCAGATGCTCAAGTGACCTTCCTTGTGCAGCAGGTTGGGGGCGGGCTCAACGGGGCCGTCCGCGAGGGGCTCGCGCTAGCTGCCAGGCGCAGTCCCCGTGCCCCACGTCTGGTGATCCATGCTGACCTTCCCGGGATCAACCCTCAGGCCGTGGACTCGCTCCTTGCCGACCTGCCAACCGGGGGCAAAGACGTTTACATTCCGGATCGTGCTGGCACAGGAACGACTGCTCTTGCTTTGCGCGCAGGCAGCCGACGCCCGGTTGGGTTTGGGGTGGGCTCTGCCGCGCGCCACTTGGCCCTCGGGTACGCACCGGTCAGGCTGCCGGCTGACAGCGTGCTGCGCAATGACCTCGACACGCTCGAGAGCTTGCGGGCACTTCGGTGGGGGTCAACCATCGACCTTTTCTCCGAGAATCCCGCGGCCTGA
- a CDS encoding ABC transporter permease produces the protein MLLWEGYKALGTLTGDKVPFTQIPLPISSSDYAMPHVGVILGALAEPTSGGGGQTLFGYLLTQLSVTLREAGIGLVIGAFIGCVLAVALREVVVLSRGLLPWLVMSQTIPLVALAPIIVVWAGAAGLPSWVAVTIIAAYLSFFPVVINMLTGLNSPDPVQVELMQSVSASRWQILWWLRFPSAVPSLFTGLRLAATASVIGAIVGELSAGTGLGIGRAILTAAYYYSNSPETLFAAVLVASLGGVVFVQIITLVELFVLRKRNVNG, from the coding sequence GTGCTGCTATGGGAAGGGTATAAGGCTCTTGGAACGCTCACCGGAGACAAGGTTCCGTTCACGCAGATTCCGCTGCCAATCTCAAGCTCTGACTACGCCATGCCCCATGTCGGAGTCATTCTTGGGGCGCTGGCTGAGCCCACAAGCGGAGGGGGCGGACAGACGCTCTTTGGGTATCTACTTACCCAGCTCTCTGTCACTCTCCGCGAGGCCGGAATTGGGCTCGTCATAGGCGCGTTTATCGGCTGTGTCCTGGCAGTTGCTCTTCGCGAGGTCGTTGTTCTGAGCCGCGGGCTGCTTCCGTGGCTCGTAATGTCACAAACCATCCCGCTTGTCGCATTGGCACCGATCATTGTTGTCTGGGCGGGTGCTGCTGGGCTCCCGAGCTGGGTCGCCGTCACCATCATTGCCGCGTACCTCTCGTTCTTTCCCGTTGTGATCAATATGCTTACTGGGCTGAACAGCCCTGACCCTGTGCAAGTGGAATTGATGCAGAGCGTCTCGGCCTCGCGCTGGCAGATCTTGTGGTGGCTGCGTTTCCCCTCCGCAGTGCCAAGCCTGTTCACTGGTTTGCGGCTGGCTGCGACTGCGTCGGTGATTGGTGCAATCGTTGGTGAGCTGTCCGCGGGAACGGGGCTGGGGATTGGCCGGGCCATCCTTACAGCCGCGTATTACTACAGCAACTCTCCGGAGACACTTTTCGCCGCGGTACTCGTGGCCTCTCTCGGCGGGGTTGTCTTCGTGCAAATCATTACTCTCGTAGAACTCTTCGTACTGAGAAAGAGGAACGTCAATGGCTAA
- a CDS encoding ABC transporter ATP-binding protein → MANAISITNASKTFHVSGQAIPALADINLDIEEGAFVSLLGPSGCGKSTLLRLIGDLLDPDEGAVGIFGKSAKTSRRDRDYGMVFQQPGLMDWRTIQQNVELPLQVAGVNAQKRASKARELLELVRLDGFENHRPRQLSGGMQQRAAIARALSFEPKILLMDEPLGALDEMNREYLQRELLRIWRETGTTIVFVTHSVSEATFLSTEVVVMSPRPGRIATRIPIDLPYPRVDDTRSSEAFHDAETHVREALHSVLEPTVAGV, encoded by the coding sequence ATGGCTAACGCAATTTCCATCACAAACGCCAGTAAGACCTTTCACGTGTCTGGCCAGGCAATCCCGGCGCTCGCAGATATCAACCTTGATATCGAGGAGGGGGCCTTTGTCTCGCTACTCGGCCCTTCTGGATGCGGTAAGAGCACCCTGTTGAGGCTCATTGGTGACCTGCTTGACCCTGACGAGGGAGCGGTTGGAATCTTTGGCAAGAGTGCAAAGACGAGCCGTCGTGACCGTGACTACGGCATGGTCTTTCAGCAGCCGGGACTCATGGACTGGCGCACCATCCAACAAAACGTAGAGCTCCCGCTGCAGGTTGCAGGCGTGAATGCGCAAAAGCGCGCGTCAAAGGCTCGTGAGCTGCTCGAGCTCGTGCGGTTGGACGGATTCGAAAACCACAGGCCACGTCAGCTCTCGGGCGGAATGCAGCAGCGAGCCGCAATCGCCCGTGCTCTTTCCTTCGAGCCCAAGATCTTGTTGATGGACGAGCCGCTGGGGGCCCTCGACGAGATGAACCGTGAGTATCTGCAGAGAGAATTGTTGCGAATCTGGCGTGAGACTGGCACGACGATCGTGTTCGTTACGCACAGCGTTTCTGAGGCCACGTTCCTCTCCACCGAGGTAGTCGTGATGTCCCCACGCCCAGGGCGTATCGCAACGCGCATCCCCATTGACCTGCCGTACCCGCGGGTCGATGACACTCGTTCGAGCGAGGCGTTTCATGACGCCGAGACTCATGTTCGCGAGGCGCTGCATTCCGTACTCGAACCGACTGTGGCGGGTGTCTGA
- a CDS encoding ABC transporter permease, which translates to MTATQAIGIGRQPTVRLGQLPKLKAAVPALVVGLIVLVGWELIVRGANVPTYILPAPSGIVARFFSDFGALVSAARVTTVGVFGGILLGASLAIVASLVVSLFERFAKTALVLVAILSCAPVVALAPIFNAWFGSTNIFSKIAVAAIMVFFPVMVNTTRGLLAVNPLHRELLDSLGASRRQLLLYVRIPGALPSLIDGLKVGATLSVIGIIVAEYFGGTANALGVMIANSAALSQFTLTWAAVFAASILGLVAYGVVLLVGRVLVPWQQTVL; encoded by the coding sequence ATGACCGCAACACAGGCAATCGGGATCGGACGACAGCCGACGGTCCGGCTCGGGCAACTCCCCAAGCTCAAAGCCGCCGTACCCGCTCTCGTTGTTGGCCTTATCGTACTGGTGGGGTGGGAGTTGATCGTGCGAGGCGCAAACGTGCCAACGTACATTCTGCCGGCACCATCAGGGATCGTTGCCCGGTTCTTCTCTGACTTCGGTGCGCTCGTGTCAGCAGCTCGTGTTACCACCGTGGGCGTCTTTGGTGGGATCCTGCTTGGGGCGAGCCTGGCGATTGTCGCTTCCCTCGTTGTGAGCCTGTTCGAACGATTCGCGAAGACGGCGCTTGTTCTCGTTGCGATACTCAGCTGCGCTCCCGTGGTTGCTCTCGCACCGATCTTTAACGCGTGGTTTGGGAGTACGAACATTTTCTCCAAGATTGCCGTTGCGGCGATCATGGTGTTCTTCCCAGTGATGGTGAACACAACAAGAGGGCTGTTGGCGGTGAATCCGTTGCACCGGGAGCTCCTTGACTCTCTTGGCGCCTCGCGTCGCCAACTTCTGCTCTACGTTCGGATCCCTGGTGCGCTCCCGTCGCTCATCGACGGGCTCAAAGTCGGCGCGACGCTCTCGGTGATCGGCATCATTGTTGCCGAGTACTTTGGCGGCACAGCGAACGCTCTCGGTGTGATGATTGCGAACTCCGCAGCGCTCTCACAGTTCACTCTCACTTGGGCCGCTGTATTCGCAGCGAGCATTCTTGGCCTTGTCGCCTACGGAGTCGTTCTGCTCGTGGGCCGTGTGCTCGTGCCATGGCAGCAGACAGTTTTGTAA
- a CDS encoding ABC transporter substrate-binding protein, giving the protein MKMQHLSSRALLALGATSALVVGLAGCSGMSDPGSSSQPANENCEKVDDVTVVLQWVAQAQFAGYFAAAEEGFYADQCLNVTIQEGGTNVVPQQVLASGNAQFAVSHVVKSMASREEGADIVNISQIFQHGAYLEVAWADSGIEKLQDFVGKKVGSWGGGNDLTLRSALEGEGVDFEKDFDVVQQPFDMSLLLNREADVVQAKTYNEYAQLLATKNPDTGELYQPEDFSVINLQELGYQTLEDGIYAGGKWLNEGDNADIAARFLAATYQGWASCRDDAKQCVGYVLERGSALGESHQMWMMNEINKLIWDGATAEIGTLKQADWDQTIDIALAGGVISEKPDADAFRTDVHTAALGLLEESDVDLIGADFEPMTVTLTEGGK; this is encoded by the coding sequence ATGAAGATGCAACACCTCTCTAGCCGGGCTCTGCTCGCGCTTGGGGCAACGTCAGCCCTCGTCGTCGGGCTCGCTGGCTGCTCGGGTATGTCGGACCCGGGAAGCTCGAGTCAGCCCGCAAATGAGAATTGCGAAAAGGTCGACGACGTCACCGTTGTGCTGCAGTGGGTCGCGCAGGCGCAGTTCGCCGGGTACTTTGCCGCTGCCGAGGAGGGATTTTATGCGGATCAATGCCTGAACGTCACGATTCAGGAGGGAGGCACGAATGTCGTGCCCCAACAGGTTCTCGCGTCAGGCAACGCGCAGTTTGCGGTGAGTCACGTGGTGAAGAGCATGGCCTCTCGGGAAGAGGGCGCGGACATTGTGAACATTTCGCAGATCTTCCAGCACGGAGCGTATCTCGAAGTGGCGTGGGCCGACTCCGGGATCGAAAAGCTCCAGGACTTTGTGGGGAAGAAGGTCGGTTCCTGGGGCGGCGGCAACGACCTGACCTTGAGATCGGCCCTCGAAGGCGAGGGTGTCGACTTCGAGAAGGACTTTGATGTCGTCCAGCAGCCGTTCGACATGTCGCTGCTGTTGAACCGCGAAGCTGACGTCGTTCAGGCGAAGACGTACAACGAGTATGCACAGCTGCTCGCCACGAAGAACCCCGACACGGGCGAGCTCTACCAGCCCGAGGACTTCTCTGTCATTAACCTCCAGGAGCTCGGCTACCAGACACTGGAGGACGGGATCTACGCGGGAGGAAAGTGGCTCAACGAAGGCGACAACGCTGACATCGCAGCCCGATTCCTCGCCGCAACTTATCAGGGGTGGGCTTCGTGCCGCGACGACGCCAAGCAGTGCGTTGGCTACGTTCTCGAACGGGGCAGCGCGCTCGGAGAGAGCCACCAGATGTGGATGATGAATGAGATCAATAAGCTCATCTGGGATGGGGCAACGGCAGAGATCGGAACGCTCAAGCAGGCTGATTGGGACCAGACGATCGACATAGCTTTGGCTGGCGGAGTGATCTCGGAGAAGCCTGATGCGGACGCCTTCCGGACCGATGTTCACACAGCAGCACTTGGATTGCTCGAGGAAAGTGACGTCGATTTGATCGGGGCTGACTTCGAACCGATGACGGTTACTCTCACCGAGGGCGGGAAGTAA
- a CDS encoding nitrilase-related carbon-nitrogen hydrolase, whose product MVDPDERSSTSIVVACAQTDPILGDIEANTDMTVEAIRGAVALGADVIVLPECASGGWAFADRAESAAAAQPLTGSTIRAWEQLAKEHNVWVSGGFGEKADGGALYNSAVLVGPNGVESLYRKVHLWNSENLAFDPGNLGYPVTETPFGRVGMLICYDAWVPESFRSLAVEGADLVLAPSDWVPNPHQPADMPPLAHLMVTAGAHSNQMYVAAASRYGIERGQQFIGSSMIADHTGWPLARAGGGKEIIVAQIDPIGSRSARRNDPFNRPLWDRRVSQYEMGEVRAR is encoded by the coding sequence ATGGTTGACCCGGACGAACGCTCGAGCACCAGCATCGTCGTAGCGTGCGCGCAGACGGACCCAATTCTGGGCGACATCGAAGCAAACACTGACATGACGGTGGAAGCTATCCGGGGCGCGGTAGCGCTCGGAGCGGACGTTATTGTCCTTCCAGAGTGTGCGAGTGGGGGCTGGGCGTTCGCCGACCGGGCAGAGTCTGCGGCTGCTGCGCAACCGCTCACCGGCTCGACAATTCGCGCCTGGGAACAGTTGGCCAAGGAGCACAACGTCTGGGTCAGCGGCGGCTTCGGCGAGAAGGCAGACGGGGGCGCGCTGTACAACAGCGCGGTGCTCGTTGGTCCGAACGGGGTCGAATCGCTCTACCGCAAGGTCCATCTTTGGAACTCGGAGAACCTGGCGTTTGATCCAGGCAACCTTGGGTACCCCGTTACCGAAACCCCGTTTGGACGGGTGGGGATGTTGATCTGCTACGACGCGTGGGTACCTGAGAGCTTTCGATCGCTGGCCGTGGAGGGTGCCGACCTGGTTCTCGCTCCGAGTGACTGGGTACCCAACCCACACCAACCCGCAGACATGCCGCCCCTTGCGCACCTCATGGTCACCGCAGGAGCGCACAGCAATCAAATGTATGTCGCAGCTGCAAGTAGGTACGGCATCGAGCGCGGACAGCAGTTCATCGGAAGCAGCATGATCGCCGATCACACCGGATGGCCGTTGGCACGGGCCGGAGGGGGCAAAGAGATCATCGTCGCGCAGATTGACCCCATAGGCTCTCGTAGCGCACGTCGAAACGACCCCTTCAACAGGCCGCTATGGGACCGGCGTGTAAGCCAGTACGAGATGGGTGAGGTCAGAGCACGCTGA
- a CDS encoding TetR/AcrR family transcriptional regulator: MSECQEFQSNADQGAEQPAPLSRASITDAAITFIEENGLTKLSMRTLASTLGCGTMSLYSHVKNRDDLIAAIVQELLERSRLLLVTGTTYPTWQEQIRASLFAYRDLAAAYPASFELLALAPYGAAAVAEHLEGIVESLRRAGVPADRAYEVLGALDAYATGFLMVWARTLPLDEAAEPADDSPLTALRTLTAFDHGLDVFIAGFEREFTP, from the coding sequence ATGTCCGAGTGTCAAGAGTTTCAGTCGAACGCCGATCAGGGAGCCGAACAGCCAGCCCCCCTGAGCCGGGCCTCAATCACCGACGCGGCAATCACCTTCATCGAGGAGAACGGGCTGACGAAGCTGTCGATGCGAACACTCGCATCGACGCTTGGCTGCGGCACGATGAGCCTGTACTCGCACGTGAAGAACCGCGACGACCTCATCGCAGCCATCGTGCAGGAGCTTCTTGAGCGCAGCAGGCTCCTGCTGGTGACAGGCACCACCTACCCCACCTGGCAAGAGCAGATCCGCGCTTCGCTCTTCGCGTACCGCGACCTCGCCGCCGCCTACCCGGCGTCTTTCGAGCTCCTCGCGCTCGCGCCCTACGGGGCCGCCGCCGTCGCCGAGCACCTCGAGGGAATCGTCGAGTCGCTGCGCCGCGCGGGCGTTCCAGCCGATCGAGCATACGAGGTGCTCGGCGCCCTCGACGCGTACGCGACCGGGTTTCTCATGGTGTGGGCGCGCACGCTACCCCTCGACGAGGCCGCTGAGCCTGCCGACGATTCGCCACTCACCGCGCTCCGCACGCTCACGGCGTTTGACCACGGCCTCGATGTGTTCATCGCCGGGTTCGAGCGCGAGTTCACGCCCTAG
- a CDS encoding amidase — MSITHLTATEATALFESGELSPVELLTQTLARLDHAEPAINAVSEDLRESAYAAAKESEQRFRDGTARPLEGIPLILKDEQPIKGHLAQDGSLLLKGERADVTHPLVERIAAAGAVIHARATNPEFCCSSVTHSKLWGVTRNPHNTDITPGGSSGGSGAVLAAGSTLLATGSDIGGSIRIPSSFCGVVGFKPPFGRIPGLAPFNSDTYCADGPMGRSVADVARLQNVMAGAWPGDQASLRERLTLTAHPDALAGTRIALCLTLGDYELDPAVRANTLAVGEALRAAGATVDEVELPWTKHEIFELMWTHFGAIMGTSIEDTLHGDESRRELMMPYTRAFVDRAGSSLSYAEGLEGETRFYRPLGELLESYDALVCPTVASTDLAADAPADNIDEVFSTMLTMPFNIIGRVPVLAVPSGRASNGVPTGVQIVGRTYDDQTVFSIGAALEAELSLWTGADWWPSL; from the coding sequence ATGTCAATCACCCACCTGACAGCCACAGAGGCGACGGCACTGTTCGAGTCGGGAGAGCTCTCGCCAGTCGAGCTCCTCACCCAGACGCTCGCGCGGCTCGACCACGCGGAGCCAGCGATCAACGCAGTCAGCGAAGACCTGCGTGAGTCGGCATACGCTGCCGCGAAGGAGTCCGAGCAGCGTTTCAGGGACGGCACCGCTCGGCCGCTCGAAGGGATCCCACTGATCCTCAAGGACGAGCAGCCGATCAAAGGACATCTTGCCCAGGACGGCTCCCTGCTGCTCAAAGGAGAGCGCGCCGACGTCACACACCCACTCGTCGAGCGCATCGCCGCGGCGGGCGCCGTCATCCACGCGCGCGCGACCAACCCCGAGTTCTGTTGCTCCTCGGTGACGCACTCGAAGCTGTGGGGCGTGACCCGCAACCCGCACAACACCGACATCACGCCCGGTGGCTCCTCGGGCGGCTCTGGTGCGGTGCTCGCCGCAGGATCGACTCTGCTCGCCACGGGCTCAGACATCGGTGGATCGATCCGCATTCCCTCCTCCTTCTGCGGCGTCGTCGGCTTCAAGCCGCCATTCGGCCGAATCCCAGGCCTTGCCCCGTTCAACAGCGACACCTACTGCGCAGACGGGCCGATGGGGCGATCGGTTGCAGACGTCGCGCGGTTGCAGAACGTGATGGCTGGCGCGTGGCCGGGGGACCAAGCCTCGCTCCGCGAACGGCTCACGCTCACCGCTCACCCTGACGCACTCGCGGGCACGCGGATCGCGCTCTGCCTCACGCTCGGCGACTACGAGCTCGACCCCGCGGTCCGCGCGAACACCCTCGCCGTCGGCGAAGCGCTGCGGGCAGCGGGAGCCACTGTCGACGAGGTCGAGCTGCCATGGACGAAGCACGAGATCTTCGAGCTCATGTGGACCCACTTCGGCGCGATCATGGGCACCTCGATCGAGGACACGCTGCACGGTGATGAGAGCCGCCGCGAGCTCATGATGCCGTACACCCGCGCGTTCGTTGACCGCGCCGGCAGCTCGCTGAGCTACGCGGAGGGGCTCGAGGGAGAAACGCGGTTCTACCGCCCGCTCGGTGAGCTGCTCGAGAGCTACGACGCTCTTGTCTGCCCGACGGTCGCGAGCACCGACCTCGCGGCCGACGCCCCAGCCGACAACATCGACGAGGTGTTCAGCACCATGCTGACGATGCCGTTCAACATCATCGGCAGGGTGCCTGTGCTCGCAGTACCCTCGGGCCGCGCCTCAAACGGGGTGCCCACCGGCGTACAAATTGTCGGGCGCACGTACGACGACCAGACTGTGTTCAGTATCGGCGCGGCGCTTGAGGCCGAGCTTTCGCTCTGGACCGGAGCTGACTGGTGGCCGAGCCTGTGA
- a CDS encoding carbon-nitrogen hydrolase family protein, with amino-acid sequence MAEPVNGEEAVTGGSGSRALPIALMQLTSSPSLDALEAEVSRVLASYPATELIVFPELHLTNPAEGFTGSDALADNAEPIDGPRCARLAEIARTHGVWLIPGSVVEADGDARFNTMPVYSPAGELVASYRKIFPWRPYETCTPGNQIVSFDIPGRGRIGLTICYDAWFPEIHRQLAWDGCEAIINVVLTPTIDREQELVLARANAIVNQVFIASVNAATPAGVGQSLIVDPEGRVRSRAVGAEPCVVTDVLRLGTAREVRTSGTAGLNRVWQQFDGIEDGAAIDLPIYGGRITPATWRPASH; translated from the coding sequence GTGGCCGAGCCTGTGAACGGCGAGGAAGCCGTGACCGGAGGGAGCGGCTCCCGCGCGCTCCCTATCGCGCTCATGCAGCTGACCTCGTCGCCGTCGCTCGACGCGCTTGAGGCGGAGGTCTCCCGGGTGCTCGCCTCGTACCCCGCGACAGAACTCATCGTGTTCCCGGAGCTGCACCTCACGAACCCCGCGGAGGGCTTCACAGGTAGCGACGCGCTCGCCGACAACGCCGAGCCGATCGACGGCCCCCGATGCGCGCGACTCGCTGAGATCGCACGGACGCACGGCGTCTGGCTCATTCCCGGCAGCGTCGTCGAGGCAGACGGCGACGCGCGCTTCAACACGATGCCCGTCTACTCGCCGGCCGGCGAACTCGTCGCAAGCTACCGCAAGATTTTTCCGTGGCGGCCCTACGAAACCTGCACGCCAGGCAACCAGATCGTCTCATTCGACATCCCAGGCAGAGGGCGGATCGGGCTCACCATTTGCTACGACGCCTGGTTCCCCGAGATCCACCGACAACTCGCCTGGGACGGCTGCGAGGCGATCATCAACGTCGTGCTCACGCCGACGATAGACCGAGAGCAGGAGCTCGTGCTCGCCCGCGCGAACGCGATAGTCAACCAGGTCTTCATCGCGAGCGTGAACGCTGCGACCCCGGCGGGCGTCGGCCAGAGCCTCATCGTCGACCCCGAGGGCCGAGTGCGCAGCCGTGCGGTCGGCGCGGAGCCCTGCGTCGTGACCGACGTGCTGAGGCTCGGTACCGCCCGCGAGGTCCGCACGTCGGGCACTGCCGGGCTCAACCGAGTCTGGCAGCAGTTCGACGGCATCGAAGACGGCGCCGCCATAGACCTTCCCATCTACGGGGGCCGGATCACGCCAGCAACCTGGCGCCCCGCTTCCCACTAA
- a CDS encoding APC family permease, translating to MSEQVKKLIPQLGLTGLVVFGLSYMAPAVVIATFGVIATLSHGASALAYVFATLAMVLTALSYGKLARAFPAAGSIYTYARRTLGGKVGFLSGWVILLDYMFLPMVAWLITALYFSAQFPFLPPWAWGLILIAFCTLVNVVGLKLADRFNRVLLLLTLVGVLALIGFGIAFASGTTNEVSVAIWPEGATISAVAAGAAVAAYSFLGFDAVSTLSEEVKDPKRNVPRGIVYVVLAGGVIFVLTSFVMQWSHPGTEFANTDTAGFEVLNLIGGPVFAGLVNSTILIGGIASCVAVQASGSRLLFVMGRDGVFPRKAFAFLHDKFRTPVFNLLLIAAIGLIGQFLTVGDATSLINFGAFLAFTVANVCVFVLWFKNRDRMPIRTHFFGFILIPVLGAAVDLFLLFSLGPLALTVGGLWLAAGVVYLAFLTKGFRRPAPGLDIDGAERGDAGAQVSTRTAAAPALGEEIE from the coding sequence ATGTCAGAACAGGTGAAGAAACTCATTCCCCAATTGGGGCTCACAGGCCTGGTGGTCTTCGGCCTCTCGTACATGGCGCCAGCCGTCGTCATCGCGACCTTCGGGGTCATCGCGACGCTGTCGCACGGCGCTTCAGCGCTCGCATACGTCTTCGCGACCCTCGCGATGGTGCTCACGGCCCTGAGCTACGGAAAGCTCGCGCGGGCGTTCCCTGCGGCCGGCTCAATTTACACGTACGCAAGGCGCACGCTCGGCGGCAAAGTCGGGTTTCTGTCGGGCTGGGTGATCCTGCTCGACTACATGTTCCTCCCGATGGTCGCCTGGCTCATCACCGCGCTCTACTTCTCAGCGCAGTTCCCCTTCCTGCCGCCGTGGGCGTGGGGCCTGATCCTTATCGCGTTCTGCACCCTCGTGAACGTCGTCGGGCTAAAACTCGCCGACAGGTTCAACAGGGTGCTGCTCCTGCTCACCCTCGTCGGTGTGCTCGCGCTCATCGGCTTCGGCATCGCGTTCGCCTCGGGAACCACGAACGAAGTGAGTGTCGCGATCTGGCCCGAGGGCGCGACGATCTCCGCGGTCGCTGCGGGCGCGGCAGTCGCCGCCTACTCCTTCCTCGGGTTTGACGCGGTGAGCACGCTCAGCGAGGAAGTCAAAGACCCGAAGCGCAACGTTCCGCGCGGCATCGTCTACGTGGTACTTGCAGGTGGCGTGATCTTCGTGCTCACCTCCTTCGTCATGCAGTGGTCGCACCCCGGCACCGAGTTCGCAAACACCGACACCGCCGGCTTTGAAGTGCTGAACCTCATTGGCGGGCCGGTGTTTGCGGGGCTCGTGAACTCGACGATCCTGATCGGCGGGATCGCCTCCTGCGTCGCCGTACAAGCGAGCGGGAGCCGACTGCTCTTCGTGATGGGCCGCGACGGCGTCTTCCCGCGGAAGGCGTTCGCGTTCTTGCACGACAAGTTCCGCACACCGGTCTTCAACCTCCTGCTCATCGCCGCGATCGGCCTCATCGGACAGTTCCTCACCGTCGGCGACGCGACCTCGCTCATCAACTTTGGCGCGTTCCTCGCCTTCACCGTCGCGAACGTCTGCGTCTTCGTGCTCTGGTTCAAAAACCGCGACAGGATGCCGATTCGCACCCACTTCTTCGGGTTCATCCTCATCCCCGTGCTCGGCGCGGCAGTCGACCTGTTCCTGCTCTTCAGCCTCGGCCCGCTCGCCCTGACTGTCGGGGGCCTCTGGCTCGCGGCAGGAGTCGTCTACCTCGCGTTCCTCACGAAGGGCTTCCGCAGGCCGGCTCCCGGGCTTGACATCGACGGCGCCGAGCGCGGCGACGCTGGCGCGCAGGTGAGCACACGCACCGCCGCCGCGCCCGCCCTCGGGGAGGAGATCGAATGA